In Andreesenia angusta, a single genomic region encodes these proteins:
- a CDS encoding polysaccharide deacetylase family protein, protein MRKSIRMVLAMFFMMTLFMSGTAFSASYPDFIVVVKDNDYVNFTDAKPEVIEGRTFVPVRTLSELMGMEVEWNATENKVVLRKDGKWCDIYLGSDKLKFSNGDEITAKVYVKNQRTMAQFRAIAEHFDYEVSYIANGPIARFVSNSNEAVESEEELYNRIKGTIDAERKLYLEEKKAKEEEARKAEEAKYPTVYLTFDDGPNANTPRILDILKKYDMKATFFLLDGNMKRYPEYTRRIISEGHSVGLHSISHDKNKLYLTGSAYSVLNEMSAQNNNLKNIFGVSTDLVRVPYGSKPLMTSSQFWTLRSAGYRVWDWHIDSLDYKSSSSQIYRNVVPNIAPKVWQGIAPVVLFHDKSQTADALPGILDYLKKSGYKSRAIGPSAWNYNWWER, encoded by the coding sequence ATGAGAAAATCAATCAGAATGGTTTTGGCTATGTTTTTTATGATGACTCTGTTTATGTCAGGAACCGCGTTCTCAGCGTCGTACCCCGACTTTATAGTGGTTGTAAAGGACAACGACTATGTTAACTTCACAGATGCAAAACCAGAAGTCATAGAGGGGAGGACTTTTGTGCCTGTACGGACTCTTTCAGAGCTTATGGGCATGGAAGTCGAGTGGAACGCAACTGAGAACAAGGTGGTCTTGAGGAAAGACGGCAAATGGTGTGATATATACCTGGGGAGCGACAAGCTGAAGTTCTCAAACGGAGATGAAATCACCGCCAAAGTCTACGTCAAGAACCAGAGGACCATGGCGCAGTTCAGGGCCATAGCGGAGCATTTCGACTACGAGGTGAGCTACATAGCGAACGGGCCTATAGCCAGGTTTGTGTCGAATTCAAATGAAGCTGTAGAGAGTGAGGAAGAGCTTTACAACAGGATAAAAGGTACTATAGACGCCGAGCGCAAGCTATACCTAGAGGAGAAGAAGGCCAAGGAAGAGGAAGCCAGAAAGGCCGAAGAGGCAAAATACCCCACTGTTTACCTTACCTTCGATGACGGGCCCAACGCCAACACGCCCAGGATACTCGACATACTCAAGAAGTACGATATGAAGGCGACTTTCTTTCTGCTAGACGGAAATATGAAGAGATACCCTGAGTACACCAGGAGGATAATATCGGAAGGCCACAGCGTGGGGCTTCACAGCATAAGCCACGACAAGAACAAGCTCTACCTGACAGGGAGCGCATACTCCGTTCTAAACGAGATGAGCGCCCAAAACAACAACCTTAAAAACATATTCGGAGTATCCACAGACCTTGTAAGGGTGCCTTACGGCTCAAAGCCGCTTATGACATCCTCGCAGTTTTGGACTCTCAGATCTGCAGGGTACAGGGTCTGGGACTGGCATATAGACAGCTTGGACTACAAGAGCAGCAGCAGCCAAATCTACAGAAACGTGGTTCCAAACATAGCCCCTAAGGTTTGGCAGGGCATAGCGCCTGTCGTGCTCTTCCACGACAAAAGCCAGACTGCAGACGCGCTGCCGGGAATACTGGACTACTTGAAAAAGAGCGGCTACAAGTCGAGGGCCATAGGGCCAAGCGCATGGAAC
- a CDS encoding MurR/RpiR family transcriptional regulator, producing MTEEEKKDLISNIRKEFESLSKGQKLIARYIIDNYDKAAFMTAAKIGEVVGVSESTVVRFANTLGYPGYPNLQDALQELIKNKLTTVQRIGMDDYSNKGVAIKKVLKKDMDNIRNTIDEIDVEVFEQAVASILKARKVYIIGLRSSNALAEYLGFYLRVMLDDVQVVSLGISDIFEQLLRIGEGDMVIGISYPRYSKRTLEAVRYAKGQGAKIVAITDSDTAPISAMADYILYAVSNMHSFVDSLVAPMSLINSLIVGIGMEMKTEITEYFKELEGIWEEYNVYDDIYRG from the coding sequence ATGACAGAAGAGGAAAAAAAAGATTTAATCAGCAATATAAGAAAAGAGTTTGAAAGCCTCAGCAAGGGGCAGAAACTCATAGCGAGATATATAATAGACAACTACGACAAGGCGGCCTTTATGACGGCGGCCAAGATAGGGGAGGTAGTCGGCGTGAGCGAGTCTACAGTTGTAAGGTTCGCAAATACGCTGGGCTACCCAGGATATCCGAACCTCCAGGATGCACTCCAGGAGCTCATAAAGAACAAGCTGACGACGGTCCAGAGGATAGGCATGGACGACTACTCCAACAAGGGAGTGGCCATAAAGAAAGTCCTGAAAAAAGACATGGACAATATAAGGAACACCATAGACGAGATAGATGTAGAGGTGTTCGAGCAGGCTGTAGCCAGCATACTGAAGGCCAGAAAGGTGTATATAATAGGGCTTAGAAGCTCAAACGCCTTGGCGGAGTACCTAGGCTTCTACCTCAGGGTAATGCTAGACGACGTGCAGGTGGTGAGCCTTGGCATAAGCGACATATTCGAGCAGCTTCTCCGCATAGGGGAAGGCGATATGGTGATAGGGATAAGCTACCCGAGGTACTCGAAACGGACGCTTGAAGCCGTGAGGTACGCCAAGGGACAGGGAGCCAAGATAGTGGCCATAACAGACAGCGACACGGCGCCTATTTCAGCCATGGCCGACTATATACTCTATGCTGTCAGCAATATGCACTCTTTTGTGGACTCGCTTGTAGCGCCTATGAGCCTTATAAACTCGCTTATAGTCGGGATAGGCATGGAGATGAAGACCGAGATAACAGAGTACTTCAAGGAGCTAGAGGGAATATGGGAAGAGTACAACGTATACGACGATATATATAGAGGGTAA
- the surE gene encoding 5'/3'-nucleotidase SurE: MNILVTNDDGIDAVGIKTLVDSLKAFGNIYVVAPDSEKSAVGHGITMHQPLRVKSIEGFSEGVKAWSVSGTPSDCVKIGVEHLLEVRPDMLVSGINNGGNLGTDVLYSGTVSAAVEGALHRIPSMALSLAGSGQLKYDVASHYVPRLFEEILNHEELKSSLLNINIPSVELEDVKGIKITELGVQRYKNSFVKREDPMGRDYYWMSGVPEQLENREESDVIAIANKHISVTPLQFDLTNYGLLEKNINLGFRK, translated from the coding sequence ATGAATATACTAGTTACGAATGATGATGGAATAGACGCTGTTGGAATCAAGACGCTAGTAGACAGCTTGAAGGCGTTTGGGAATATATATGTAGTGGCCCCGGACAGCGAGAAGAGCGCTGTAGGGCACGGCATAACTATGCATCAGCCACTCAGGGTCAAAAGCATAGAGGGATTTAGCGAAGGTGTAAAGGCCTGGAGCGTGTCCGGAACGCCTTCAGACTGCGTGAAGATAGGTGTCGAGCATCTGCTAGAGGTAAGGCCGGACATGCTGGTTTCAGGCATAAACAACGGCGGGAATTTAGGCACAGACGTGCTGTACTCGGGAACCGTGTCGGCCGCTGTGGAGGGAGCGCTTCACAGGATACCTTCGATGGCCCTTTCGCTTGCGGGAAGCGGCCAGCTAAAATACGACGTGGCATCGCATTACGTCCCAAGGCTTTTTGAAGAGATACTGAACCATGAAGAGCTTAAAAGCAGCTTGCTGAATATAAACATCCCCTCTGTTGAATTAGAAGACGTAAAGGGGATAAAGATAACTGAGCTGGGAGTCCAGAGGTACAAGAACTCCTTTGTAAAGAGGGAAGACCCTATGGGAAGAGACTACTACTGGATGTCAGGAGTTCCAGAGCAGCTTGAAAACAGGGAGGAGAGCGATGTAATAGCTATAGCCAACAAGCATATATCTGTAACTCCCCTGCAGTTCGACCTGACTAACTACGGCCTTCTAGAGAAAAATATAAACTTAGGCTTCCGAAAGTAG
- a CDS encoding pseudouridine synthase, whose translation MRLQKYMASCGVASRRKSEELIAEGKVRVNGNTVTELGFKVEDGDIVEYDGKRIVPEEEKVYIVLNKPSGYVTTADDQFGRKTVLDLVEGVEERIYPVGRLDYDTTGLLILTNDGEFTNKMTHPSHRINKKYIAKVKGIPTEQEMKRFRDGLKIEDYTTAKARIKLLRQFSDESLVEIEIREGRNRQVRKMCEAINHPVKSLRRTQVGSLRLGDIQEGEWRYMTDSELEKLAER comes from the coding sequence ATGAGGTTGCAAAAGTATATGGCCAGCTGCGGGGTGGCTTCTAGGCGAAAGTCGGAAGAGCTTATAGCAGAGGGCAAGGTCAGAGTGAACGGCAATACAGTTACAGAGCTTGGCTTTAAAGTGGAGGATGGCGACATAGTCGAGTACGACGGAAAGCGCATAGTTCCGGAAGAGGAGAAGGTCTATATAGTGCTGAACAAGCCTTCGGGATATGTGACAACTGCAGACGACCAGTTCGGGAGAAAGACGGTACTAGACCTTGTAGAGGGTGTGGAAGAGAGGATATACCCAGTAGGAAGGCTGGACTACGACACCACGGGGCTTCTCATACTGACAAATGACGGGGAGTTCACCAATAAAATGACACATCCCAGCCATAGGATAAACAAGAAGTATATAGCCAAGGTCAAGGGCATACCGACAGAGCAGGAGATGAAGAGGTTCAGAGATGGACTTAAGATAGAAGACTACACAACTGCAAAGGCTAGGATAAAGCTCCTTAGGCAGTTTTCGGACGAGTCGCTTGTGGAGATAGAGATCAGAGAAGGCAGGAACCGCCAGGTCAGAAAGATGTGCGAGGCCATAAACCATCCTGTAAAGTCGCTCAGGAGGACGCAGGTGGGCAGCTTAAGACTTGGAGACATACAGGAAGGCGAGTGGAGATATATGACTGATTCCGAGCTCGAGAAACTTGCAGAACGCTAG
- the scpB gene encoding SMC-Scp complex subunit ScpB, with protein sequence MDIKEIKAVIEGLLFTWGEPLHIREIEKILETPRQELVKIIEEMRDEFNYNRRGIQIVRTEQSYQLSTRLEHFEYVKKLHNRKENKGISNAALETLTIVAYKQPITKTEIEDIRGVKCDKAVQTLADRQLIAEVGRLDKPGKPILYGTTDEFLRAFGLGSIKELPILESDENLEIQEEEGTD encoded by the coding sequence ATGGACATAAAAGAGATAAAAGCCGTTATAGAGGGACTTCTCTTTACATGGGGGGAGCCTCTCCACATAAGAGAGATAGAGAAGATACTTGAAACCCCAAGACAAGAGCTTGTAAAGATAATAGAAGAGATGAGAGACGAATTCAACTACAATAGAAGAGGCATCCAGATAGTCAGGACAGAGCAGTCCTATCAGCTGAGCACAAGGCTCGAGCATTTCGAGTATGTAAAGAAGCTGCACAACAGAAAAGAGAACAAGGGCATATCGAACGCTGCGCTTGAGACGCTTACAATAGTTGCATACAAGCAGCCTATAACCAAGACAGAGATAGAGGATATACGTGGCGTAAAATGCGACAAAGCGGTTCAGACACTTGCAGACAGACAGCTCATAGCTGAAGTGGGAAGGCTGGACAAACCAGGAAAGCCGATACTCTACGGAACTACAGACGAGTTTCTAAGGGCTTTCGGACTGGGGTCTATAAAGGAGCTGCCTATACTGGAAAGCGATGAGAATTTGGAAATTCAAGAAGAGGAAGGAACTGATTGA
- a CDS encoding segregation and condensation protein A translates to MGYSIVLEKFEGPMDLLYHLIDKNKIDIYDIPISEVTEQYIDYVEAMEDLNLDVTSEFILMASTLLEIKSRMLLPKPKKEEEEEDPREELVRKLIEYKKYKLASGELKERNEVYSKVYYRLKEEVILEEEPFSTEGLKVDMLLEAYRKVVLKYEEKQKRMVEEDEEEKVFTRVQRDDLTIEQGVELILRSLHTGKDTTFEKLFENAAPVSRNKIVTVFIALLELIKRSQVAFRQDTPFGDVILSRRV, encoded by the coding sequence ATGGGATACAGCATAGTACTTGAAAAGTTTGAAGGACCTATGGACCTTCTGTACCACCTTATAGACAAAAACAAGATAGATATATACGACATACCTATATCGGAAGTCACGGAGCAGTATATAGATTATGTGGAGGCTATGGAGGACCTTAACTTAGACGTCACAAGCGAATTTATACTGATGGCCTCCACACTTCTAGAGATAAAGTCGAGGATGCTTCTGCCAAAGCCCAAGAAGGAAGAGGAGGAGGAAGACCCGAGGGAAGAGCTAGTGAGAAAGCTCATAGAGTACAAGAAGTACAAGCTTGCGTCGGGCGAGCTAAAGGAGAGAAACGAAGTATACAGCAAGGTTTACTACAGGCTCAAAGAGGAAGTCATACTGGAGGAGGAGCCGTTTAGCACAGAGGGGCTTAAAGTGGACATGCTGCTAGAGGCCTACAGAAAAGTGGTCCTAAAGTACGAAGAAAAGCAGAAGCGCATGGTGGAAGAAGACGAGGAAGAGAAGGTGTTTACAAGAGTGCAGAGAGACGATTTGACGATAGAGCAGGGAGTGGAGCTTATCTTGCGTTCGCTGCACACAGGAAAAGACACTACGTTTGAAAAGCTCTTTGAAAACGCCGCTCCTGTCAGCAGAAACAAGATAGTCACTGTGTTTATAGCTCTGCTGGAGCTGATAAAGAGAAGTCAGGTAGCATTTAGGCAGGACACGCCTTTTGGCGACGTGATATTGAGTAGGAGAGTTTAA
- a CDS encoding site-2 protease family protein, translating to MFQMNGIINWLIDTLTIMPGLLVAISFHELAHGYMAYILGDNTAKARGRLTLDPLAHIDPIGFLMLIFVGFGWAKPVPVDYRNLKRRKRDVILVSIAGSAMNFVLAAVFALIMALTVKFGASTMVSKVIFYAMQYNLVLGLFNMIPVPPLDGSKVLASLLPMKYEIKFYQYERYMYLLLVLLLLTGGLGRILTPALNWALGILLRVAQTLVF from the coding sequence ATGTTTCAAATGAACGGGATCATAAACTGGCTTATAGACACATTGACCATAATGCCGGGGCTCCTGGTGGCCATAAGCTTTCACGAGCTGGCTCATGGATATATGGCTTATATTCTGGGGGACAATACAGCCAAGGCGAGAGGGAGGCTCACACTAGACCCGCTAGCTCATATAGATCCGATAGGATTTCTGATGTTGATATTTGTAGGCTTCGGATGGGCGAAGCCTGTTCCAGTGGACTATAGAAACCTGAAGCGAAGAAAGCGAGATGTCATACTAGTATCTATAGCTGGATCTGCCATGAACTTCGTGCTTGCAGCCGTTTTCGCCTTGATAATGGCTCTGACAGTTAAGTTCGGAGCGAGCACTATGGTTTCAAAAGTGATTTTCTATGCGATGCAGTACAATTTGGTGCTGGGGCTTTTCAATATGATACCGGTTCCGCCGCTAGATGGATCCAAAGTGCTTGCTAGCTTGCTGCCTATGAAGTACGAGATCAAGTTCTACCAGTACGAGAGATATATGTATCTACTGCTGGTGCTACTTCTGCTGACTGGGGGACTGGGAAGGATACTGACACCTGCACTCAACTGGGCGCTGGGGATACTGCTTAGAGTAGCCCAGACGCTGGTATTTTAG
- a CDS encoding pyrimidine-nucleoside phosphorylase yields the protein MRMYDIIQKKRDRKELSEAEISYFIEGYTSGEIPDYQASALLMAIYINKMSRKETEHLTKAMLESGDTVDLSGVNGRKVDKHSTGGVGDKTTLILGPMVAACGLPFSKMSGRGLGHTGGTLDKLDSIEGFRTQLTEEEFLAIINKTKLCICSQSGNIAPADKKIYALRDVTATVDNISLIAASVMSKKLSLKSDAIVIDVKVGSGAFMKNLDDAYELSNEMVRIGQSFDRETVCYLTDMDQPLGNTVGNALEVAESVETLKNNGPKDLTELCLVLGEELLLLGNAAKTKEEARAKLLDTLESGAAYRKFLEMVESQGGNIEQIEDISKLPKAKHVLEVRSDAFGHVEAIEAEEVGKTALMVGAGRETKESEIDLSAGVVISKKIGDAVAAGDIIGYIHCNDEEVGKAACEKLKLAYSISKHFVPKRKLILGKVDRDGIKTY from the coding sequence ATGAGAATGTACGATATAATTCAGAAAAAGCGTGACAGAAAAGAGCTTTCAGAGGCGGAGATAAGCTATTTCATAGAGGGATATACTTCAGGGGAAATTCCAGACTACCAGGCGTCGGCGCTTCTGATGGCCATATATATAAACAAGATGAGCAGAAAAGAGACAGAGCACCTCACAAAGGCGATGCTTGAGTCAGGAGACACAGTGGACCTCTCGGGGGTAAACGGAAGGAAAGTGGATAAGCACAGCACCGGAGGAGTCGGAGACAAGACGACGCTCATACTGGGGCCTATGGTGGCAGCCTGTGGACTTCCTTTTTCCAAGATGTCTGGACGAGGACTTGGCCATACGGGAGGAACGCTTGACAAGCTGGACTCTATAGAGGGGTTCAGAACTCAGCTTACAGAAGAGGAGTTTCTAGCTATAATAAACAAGACCAAGCTCTGTATCTGCAGTCAAAGCGGCAATATAGCCCCTGCGGACAAGAAGATATATGCGCTTAGAGACGTAACCGCCACTGTAGACAATATATCGCTTATAGCTGCGAGCGTTATGAGCAAGAAGCTTTCGCTTAAGTCGGATGCCATAGTCATAGATGTAAAAGTCGGAAGTGGAGCTTTTATGAAAAACTTAGACGACGCATACGAGCTTTCAAACGAGATGGTCAGGATAGGACAGAGCTTCGACAGAGAGACTGTATGCTATCTTACAGATATGGACCAGCCACTTGGAAACACAGTGGGGAATGCGTTAGAGGTCGCAGAGTCTGTTGAGACGCTGAAGAACAACGGGCCTAAAGATCTGACAGAGCTTTGCCTTGTGCTGGGAGAGGAGCTTCTACTGCTTGGGAATGCCGCAAAGACAAAAGAGGAGGCTAGAGCCAAGCTTTTAGACACGCTTGAGTCGGGCGCTGCATACAGGAAGTTCTTAGAGATGGTGGAGTCTCAAGGAGGAAATATAGAGCAGATAGAGGATATATCCAAGTTGCCAAAGGCCAAGCATGTGCTGGAAGTCAGATCCGACGCATTCGGCCATGTGGAAGCCATAGAGGCTGAGGAAGTCGGAAAGACGGCCCTTATGGTGGGAGCCGGAAGAGAGACAAAAGAGAGCGAAATAGACCTTTCAGCTGGTGTAGTCATCTCGAAAAAGATAGGCGATGCTGTAGCGGCTGGAGATATAATAGGTTACATCCACTGCAACGACGAGGAAGTGGGAAAGGCGGCGTGCGAAAAGCTGAAGTTGGCCTACTCTATTTCAAAGCACTTCGTTCCGAAGAGAAAGCTGATACTTGGAAAAGTAGACAGAGATGGAATAAAGACTTATTGA
- a CDS encoding purine-nucleoside phosphorylase, translated as MNIIEKIDQTREFLSSKTGVSPEIGLILGSGLGSLADEIEDAVKIEYKDIPHFPVSTVEGHEGALVFGTLKGKAVMAMKGRFHYYEGYDLESVTFPVRVMKSLGVKKIVVTNAAGGSNMDFVPGDLMLIEDHINFSLRNPLIGINYDELGNRFPDMSRAYDRDMMQIAKSVAESQGTDLKSGVYAWVTGPSYETPAEVRMLQTLGVDAVGMSTVPEVIVANHGGIRVLGISCITNMASGILDKPLDHSEVIETSEIAREKFVALVLGILERI; from the coding sequence ATGAATATAATCGAAAAAATAGATCAAACAAGAGAGTTTCTAAGTTCAAAAACAGGAGTATCGCCAGAGATAGGGCTTATACTTGGGTCAGGACTTGGAAGCTTGGCGGATGAGATAGAAGACGCAGTAAAGATAGAGTACAAGGACATACCGCATTTCCCTGTCTCCACTGTGGAAGGCCACGAGGGAGCACTTGTGTTCGGAACGCTTAAGGGAAAAGCCGTGATGGCCATGAAGGGCAGGTTCCACTACTACGAGGGCTATGACCTGGAGTCGGTTACTTTTCCGGTGAGAGTCATGAAGAGCTTGGGAGTGAAGAAGATAGTTGTGACAAATGCCGCAGGGGGAAGCAACATGGACTTCGTGCCTGGGGACTTGATGCTCATAGAGGATCACATCAACTTCTCGCTTAGAAACCCGCTTATAGGCATAAACTACGACGAACTCGGCAACCGTTTTCCAGATATGTCCAGGGCCTATGATAGAGATATGATGCAAATAGCTAAATCAGTTGCAGAGTCTCAGGGGACTGACTTGAAGAGCGGTGTATATGCTTGGGTTACAGGGCCTAGCTACGAAACACCAGCAGAGGTCAGGATGCTACAGACGCTGGGAGTGGACGCAGTTGGAATGTCTACAGTGCCGGAAGTCATAGTTGCAAACCACGGTGGAATCAGGGTGCTTGGGATATCGTGCATAACCAATATGGCCTCCGGGATACTGGACAAGCCTCTAGACCACAGCGAGGTCATAGAGACAAGCGAAATAGCAAGAGAGAAGTTTGTGGCTCTTGTGCTTGGAATACTGGAGAGAATCTAG
- the xerA gene encoding site-specific tyrosine recombinase/integron integrase, whose amino-acid sequence METEKLLYGFKGFLENEKMSSESTVSSYMADIRQYMEWCKKPLNEVNKTDILSYKMAIESRGVSVATVSRKIASIRCFYQFLMNSGAVDKDPTINIKSPKQERKTPETLTISEVERLLCAPDTNSIKGIRDRAILEIMYGSGLKVSEIVELKLDDINLELEYVKCSESSDGERYVPISKKAKAELQEYLKYGRHVLEKSDSETLFLNMRGDKLTRQGLWKMIKDYAKVANIDKNINPLTMRHSFAVHMIENGADIKSIQDLLGHVDISTTQIYQLKCDQKLKEVYRKTHPRSK is encoded by the coding sequence ATGGAAACTGAAAAGCTCCTGTATGGCTTTAAGGGTTTTCTTGAAAATGAAAAGATGAGCTCTGAAAGCACAGTCTCTAGCTATATGGCGGACATAAGGCAGTATATGGAGTGGTGCAAAAAGCCCCTAAATGAAGTCAACAAGACAGATATACTTTCATATAAGATGGCCATAGAGAGTCGAGGAGTTTCTGTGGCCACTGTATCTAGAAAAATAGCATCTATAAGATGCTTTTATCAGTTTTTGATGAACTCCGGAGCTGTAGACAAGGACCCGACTATAAATATAAAGTCGCCCAAGCAGGAGCGGAAGACTCCAGAGACGCTAACTATAAGCGAAGTAGAGAGACTGCTATGCGCTCCAGACACAAACAGCATAAAGGGGATCAGGGACAGGGCCATACTCGAGATAATGTACGGAAGTGGACTAAAGGTAAGCGAAATTGTGGAGCTTAAGCTAGATGACATAAATCTGGAGCTGGAGTACGTCAAATGCAGCGAAAGCTCAGACGGAGAGAGATATGTGCCTATAAGCAAAAAAGCGAAAGCTGAGCTTCAGGAGTATCTGAAGTACGGAAGACATGTGCTAGAGAAATCCGACAGCGAAACGCTTTTTCTGAATATGAGAGGCGATAAGCTTACGAGGCAGGGCCTCTGGAAGATGATAAAAGACTATGCCAAGGTTGCAAACATAGACAAGAACATAAATCCGCTGACTATGAGGCATTCCTTTGCTGTCCACATGATTGAAAACGGGGCCGACATAAAGTCGATACAGGACCTATTGGGACATGTGGATATATCCACCACCCAGATATACCAGCTTAAATGCGACCAGAAGCTGAAGGAAGTCTACAGAAAGACCCATCCAAGGTCGAAATAG
- a CDS encoding NUDIX domain-containing protein — MAKFEEKTIDSKDIYDGKILKLRLDTVELPDGSSSKREIVEHSGGVAVVAVTDSGELLMVRQYRKAMEKELLELPAGKLEAGEDPLECAERELREETGYKAGSIELLSEFYTAPGFCSEKVYVYIAKELEFVGEALDEGEFLEVEKYRIEELGSLLSELQDAKSIIGVMHLMREKEVCSYGN; from the coding sequence TTGGCAAAATTCGAGGAAAAGACCATAGATTCAAAGGATATATACGACGGAAAAATACTCAAGCTGAGGCTTGACACGGTGGAGCTTCCAGACGGAAGCAGCTCTAAGAGAGAGATAGTGGAGCACAGCGGTGGCGTGGCAGTTGTAGCTGTCACAGACTCGGGCGAACTGCTGATGGTCAGGCAGTACAGAAAGGCCATGGAAAAGGAGCTCCTCGAGCTTCCAGCTGGGAAACTGGAAGCGGGGGAGGACCCTCTAGAGTGTGCGGAAAGAGAGCTAAGGGAGGAGACTGGCTACAAAGCTGGGAGTATAGAGCTGCTCTCTGAATTCTACACTGCGCCTGGATTTTGTAGCGAAAAGGTATACGTGTATATTGCGAAAGAGCTTGAATTTGTAGGTGAAGCGTTGGATGAAGGCGAGTTTCTGGAGGTCGAGAAGTACAGAATAGAAGAGCTAGGGAGCCTCTTATCTGAGCTTCAAGACGCAAAGAGCATAATAGGTGTGATGCACCTTATGAGAGAGAAAGAGGTTTGTAGCTATGGAAACTGA
- a CDS encoding DUF3866 family protein, with protein MEMISFKRGQVAEIVESNEKIYWLKVNIEGEIQNAVNYVELTGRPKLGDELVLNTTAVELNLGTGGQHFVIANESIQSQDLSGSGHIMKLRYTPMQLKCMACEEEDSPHYETVKNFKSLEGSLFIIGTLHSMLAPIASHIKCKSPETKINYIMTDGGALPIDFSKTVTDLKAKGIVDNTITSGQAFGGDYETVNIYTALVVAKEVLKSDVTIVAMGPGIAGTGTKYGFSGIEQGYISDAVKSLGGRSISVPRLSFADKRIRHRGISHHSLTIFGEIMNKPTELVFPKLGQEEDSFIKSQIEQSGLGTLHSICFEDGSDLKESLDSYNLRIKTMGRGYDEDRAFFETLGAVANYAVKLGGE; from the coding sequence ATGGAAATGATATCGTTTAAGAGAGGCCAGGTGGCCGAGATAGTTGAGTCTAATGAAAAGATATACTGGCTCAAAGTCAATATAGAGGGTGAAATCCAGAACGCAGTGAACTACGTGGAGCTTACAGGCAGGCCTAAGCTCGGAGACGAGCTGGTTTTAAACACAACTGCTGTAGAGCTGAACCTTGGGACTGGAGGGCAGCACTTCGTAATAGCAAACGAGAGTATTCAATCTCAGGACCTTTCAGGCAGCGGGCATATAATGAAACTTAGGTATACGCCTATGCAGCTTAAGTGCATGGCCTGCGAAGAAGAGGACAGTCCTCACTACGAGACTGTAAAGAATTTTAAGTCGCTTGAAGGCTCTTTATTTATAATAGGCACGCTTCACAGCATGCTGGCGCCTATAGCCTCGCATATAAAGTGCAAGAGCCCTGAGACAAAGATAAACTACATAATGACAGATGGAGGGGCTCTTCCTATAGACTTCAGCAAGACGGTCACCGACCTCAAGGCAAAGGGGATAGTGGACAATACTATAACTTCTGGACAGGCATTTGGAGGAGACTACGAGACTGTGAACATATATACAGCGCTTGTAGTGGCCAAGGAAGTGCTAAAGAGCGATGTGACGATAGTGGCCATGGGACCAGGAATAGCTGGAACAGGCACCAAGTACGGTTTCAGCGGAATAGAGCAGGGCTATATCTCTGATGCCGTGAAAAGCCTTGGAGGAAGGTCTATCTCGGTGCCTAGGTTGAGCTTTGCAGACAAGAGAATCAGGCACAGGGGCATAAGCCATCACAGCTTGACCATATTCGGAGAGATAATGAACAAGCCGACTGAACTTGTATTTCCAAAGCTGGGGCAGGAGGAAGACAGCTTTATAAAGTCCCAGATAGAGCAGAGCGGCTTGGGAACTCTTCACAGCATCTGCTTTGAAGACGGAAGCGATCTGAAAGAGTCGCTGGACAGCTACAATCTTAGGATAAAGACGATGGGAAGAGGCTACGACGAAGACAGAGCCTTTTTCGAGACACTTGGCGCAGTTGCAAACTATGCAGTAAAGCTTGGAGGCGAGTAA